Proteins found in one Verrucomicrobiota bacterium genomic segment:
- a CDS encoding TfoX/Sxy family protein, with the protein MAYDEQLAERIRRGFSKSRVRFEEKHMMGGLCFMVDGKMCVGVEKNRLMARIDPAVYDTALRRKGCVPMDFTGRPMRGFVFVNPAGLATDGELDDWLKLALAFNPNAKASKKKSAQKLISPSDKRETKPSRQRRG; encoded by the coding sequence ATGGCTTACGATGAACAACTGGCGGAGCGCATCCGTCGCGGTTTCTCCAAGTCGCGAGTGCGGTTTGAGGAAAAGCACATGATGGGCGGGCTTTGCTTCATGGTGGACGGGAAGATGTGCGTAGGCGTCGAGAAGAACCGCCTGATGGCGCGCATTGATCCAGCGGTCTATGACACCGCGCTACGTAGGAAAGGTTGCGTGCCGATGGATTTTACGGGGCGTCCGATGCGCGGTTTCGTGTTTGTCAATCCAGCGGGACTGGCAACCGATGGCGAGTTGGACGACTGGCTGAAACTTGCCTTGGCATTTAATCCGAACGCGAAAGCCTCGAAAAAGAAATCCGCGCAGAAACTGATTTCACCCTCTGACAAGCGAGAAACGAAACCTTCACGCCAGCGCAGAGGTTAA
- a CDS encoding helix-turn-helix transcriptional regulator codes for MKRTTRSHCPIAFALDIFGDKWSLLLLRDLLFKDKRHYSELLAAEEGISTNILSERLARLEAEGLIAKSRDQSNRRQFIYSPTQKGLDLLPALLEISLWSAKYDPKTTAPPAVMRRIRTDRDGFIRELAARFTNPNPKS; via the coding sequence ATGAAACGGACAACGCGATCTCACTGCCCCATTGCATTCGCGCTCGATATTTTTGGCGACAAGTGGAGTTTGCTGCTCCTGCGGGATTTGCTTTTCAAAGACAAACGGCACTACAGCGAGCTGCTGGCAGCCGAAGAGGGGATTTCCACCAACATCCTGTCGGAGCGGCTGGCGCGACTTGAAGCCGAGGGTTTGATCGCAAAATCACGAGACCAGAGCAACCGGCGACAATTCATTTACTCTCCGACTCAAAAGGGACTGGATTTGCTTCCCGCCCTTTTAGAAATCAGTTTGTGGTCGGCAAAATACGACCCCAAAACCACAGCGCCGCCAGCCGTTATGCGCCGCATCCGAACCGACCGCGATGGTTTCATCCGTGAATTGGCGGCGCGCTTTACCAACCCAAATCCCAAATCCTGA
- a CDS encoding nuclear transport factor 2 family protein: MKTASQTVNHFYDVCNNKQGQGLDALVADNITFEGPLMRLSGASQYLSTVGPFLKFHKSMRMLQQFETGEHVCSIYEMTLGTPAGGTFTSSFADWIRVVNGKVAEQKLYYDPREFAKAFGM, encoded by the coding sequence ATGAAAACCGCGAGTCAAACAGTGAATCACTTCTATGACGTGTGCAACAACAAGCAGGGTCAGGGCTTGGATGCTCTGGTTGCAGACAACATCACCTTTGAAGGGCCGCTCATGCGCCTTTCGGGTGCGAGTCAATATCTGTCAACGGTCGGCCCGTTCCTGAAATTCCATAAGAGCATGAGAATGCTCCAGCAGTTTGAAACCGGAGAACACGTCTGCTCGATTTACGAGATGACGCTCGGCACACCAGCGGGCGGAACTTTTACTTCGTCGTTCGCCGACTGGATTCGCGTAGTGAATGGAAAAGTGGCAGAGCAAAAGCTTTACTACGACCCGCGCGAGTTCGCGAAAGCCTTCGGGATGTGA
- a CDS encoding DUF559 domain-containing protein, which produces MVRCVVTNTSPSAAKIELFRSLFRGRSDVYPRRFESRKTGKAGYAPACANEWVRGVCEKPRIKCADCPNRRFLPVTDDVIRWHLSGHDDQGRIFVMGVYPMLQDETCFLLAADFDRESWQEDAGAFRETCHRLELPAALERSRSGNGGHVWLFFEEALSASLARKLGSHILTETMENRPEIGLGSYDRIFPNQDTLPKGGFGNLIALPLQKLARQRANAVFLDAQFQPHPDQWSFLASVRKISRARVEAVVRDAESRGRIIGVRVAAADGDDNAPWTTPPSRRQKAPPIIGPLPESVELVLADQIYVGKENLPPGLRNRLLRLAAFQNPEFYRAQSMRLPTYDKPRIIHCAEDYPKHYGLPRGCLEGVQQLVHTLKIKSVVRDERCDRTPLDGSFHGALRPEQEAAAKAMLAHDTGVLAATTAFGKTVLAAWLIAQRGVNTLILVHRQQLLEQWIERLSTFLGVPTKTIGRLGGGRKKLTGSLDVALLQSLVRKGAVDNRVATYGHLVVDECPHLSARSFELVARRAKAKFITGLSATVTRKDGHHPIIFMQCGPVRYRVDAKRQAAARPFTHQVFVRPTGFRSMETPAPDQRVEFHRLYEALWNDERRNALICADVLRAVREGRSPLLLTERTEHLQHLAERLSSDIPNVIMLQGGMGRKELQAALDRVATNPCPRWDKDSSAQAMGGTVGRVILATGGFIGEGFNDPRLDTLFLALPVSWRGTIAQYVGRLHRLHEGKREVRVYDYADLDVPMLARMFDRRCRGYEALGYTILLPASAVPGWPVTVPLPIDPEWKRDYSASVRRLIRDGVEAPLANLFVHAARSLSLEAEGAGRARSASEAFLYRRLQTLPETAGRFRLNENLPISFDGSGGMEVDLLCAEVRLVIELDGVQHLSDAEAYRRDRRKDALLQQNGYFVLRFLAEDASKQLDHVLDTILAALVHRQKDERC; this is translated from the coding sequence ATGGTGCGGTGCGTGGTCACGAACACTTCTCCATCCGCCGCGAAGATTGAATTGTTCAGGTCGCTGTTTCGCGGAAGATCGGATGTTTATCCACGCCGGTTCGAGAGCCGCAAGACCGGGAAGGCCGGCTACGCGCCGGCTTGTGCCAATGAATGGGTGAGGGGCGTGTGTGAGAAACCACGAATCAAGTGCGCCGATTGCCCGAACCGGCGCTTCCTGCCGGTCACCGATGATGTGATTCGCTGGCATCTTTCTGGCCACGATGATCAGGGCCGCATTTTTGTCATGGGTGTGTATCCGATGCTCCAGGATGAAACTTGTTTTCTCCTGGCGGCGGATTTCGACCGGGAAAGCTGGCAGGAGGATGCCGGCGCGTTCCGCGAAACCTGTCACCGGCTCGAACTGCCGGCGGCCTTGGAACGCTCGCGCTCGGGGAACGGCGGGCATGTCTGGCTTTTCTTTGAGGAAGCCCTCTCCGCCAGCCTCGCGCGTAAATTGGGTTCGCACATCCTCACCGAGACAATGGAGAATCGTCCCGAGATCGGCCTCGGCTCCTATGATCGGATCTTCCCCAATCAGGACACATTGCCCAAAGGCGGGTTTGGGAATTTGATCGCACTGCCTTTGCAAAAGCTCGCGCGGCAACGGGCCAACGCCGTCTTCCTGGACGCCCAATTCCAGCCGCATCCCGATCAGTGGTCCTTCCTGGCGTCCGTGCGGAAAATCAGCCGCGCAAGGGTCGAGGCGGTGGTGCGCGATGCGGAATCGCGCGGGCGGATCATCGGGGTGCGCGTGGCAGCGGCTGACGGGGACGACAATGCTCCGTGGACCACGCCACCGTCGCGTCGCCAAAAAGCGCCGCCCATCATCGGGCCGTTGCCGGAGAGCGTCGAACTGGTCCTCGCGGATCAAATCTATGTTGGCAAGGAGAACCTTCCTCCGGGACTTCGCAATCGGCTGCTCCGGCTCGCGGCCTTTCAAAATCCAGAGTTCTATCGCGCCCAATCCATGCGTTTGCCGACCTACGACAAGCCGAGAATCATCCATTGCGCCGAAGATTACCCCAAGCATTACGGCCTGCCGCGCGGTTGCCTCGAGGGTGTGCAGCAACTGGTTCACACACTGAAAATCAAATCTGTTGTCCGCGATGAACGCTGCGACCGCACCCCTCTGGACGGGTCCTTCCACGGTGCGTTGCGCCCCGAACAGGAGGCGGCTGCCAAGGCGATGCTGGCGCACGATACCGGCGTCCTGGCCGCCACGACGGCTTTCGGCAAAACCGTGCTCGCGGCCTGGCTCATTGCTCAACGTGGCGTGAACACTCTGATTTTGGTTCACCGCCAGCAACTCCTGGAGCAGTGGATCGAGCGCTTGTCCACGTTCCTGGGCGTGCCGACAAAAACGATTGGACGGCTCGGCGGCGGGCGGAAAAAACTCACGGGCAGCCTGGACGTGGCGCTGCTGCAAAGCCTCGTCCGCAAAGGCGCCGTGGACAACCGGGTCGCGACTTACGGCCATCTGGTGGTGGATGAATGTCCTCATCTGTCCGCCCGCAGCTTTGAACTGGTTGCGCGGCGGGCCAAGGCGAAGTTCATCACCGGCCTGTCGGCCACCGTCACCCGCAAAGACGGGCATCACCCGATCATCTTCATGCAGTGCGGGCCGGTGCGCTATCGGGTGGATGCGAAAAGGCAGGCGGCAGCGCGGCCCTTCACTCATCAAGTGTTCGTTCGCCCGACTGGATTCCGTTCGATGGAAACGCCCGCGCCAGATCAGCGCGTGGAATTTCATCGGCTGTATGAGGCATTGTGGAATGACGAGCGGCGGAACGCATTGATCTGTGCCGATGTGTTGAGAGCGGTGCGTGAAGGTCGCTCGCCCTTGTTGCTCACGGAACGGACGGAACATTTGCAGCACCTGGCGGAACGACTGTCGTCCGACATTCCAAACGTGATTATGTTGCAAGGCGGGATGGGGAGGAAAGAACTACAAGCTGCTCTTGACCGAGTGGCAACGAATCCTTGTCCCAGGTGGGACAAGGATTCGTCAGCACAGGCAATGGGTGGAACCGTCGGTCGGGTGATTCTGGCCACGGGAGGATTCATTGGCGAAGGGTTCAACGACCCGCGTCTCGACACATTGTTCCTCGCGCTGCCGGTTTCGTGGCGGGGAACAATCGCCCAGTATGTAGGTCGGCTCCATCGCCTCCACGAAGGCAAACGCGAAGTGCGGGTCTATGATTACGCGGACTTGGACGTTCCCATGCTGGCGCGGATGTTCGACCGGCGCTGCCGCGGTTACGAGGCGCTCGGTTACACGATTCTGTTGCCCGCCAGCGCCGTGCCGGGATGGCCGGTTACCGTACCGCTGCCGATTGATCCGGAATGGAAACGGGATTACTCCGCCAGTGTTCGCCGGCTCATTCGCGATGGCGTGGAGGCACCGCTGGCGAATCTGTTCGTCCATGCCGCGCGTTCCCTGTCCCTGGAGGCCGAAGGGGCCGGCCGCGCCCGAAGCGCCAGCGAAGCATTCTTGTATCGGCGGCTGCAGACGCTGCCCGAAACAGCCGGCCGTTTCCGCCTGAATGAGAACCTGCCGATTTCCTTTGATGGGAGTGGCGGGATGGAGGTGGACCTCTTATGTGCGGAGGTCCGCCTGGTGATCGAACTGGACGGCGTGCAACATCTGTCCGACGCCGAAGCTTATCGGCGCGACCGGCGAAAGGATGCGCTGCTGCAACAGAACGGATACTTCGTCTTGCGCTTCCTGGCGGAGGACGCGAGCAAACAACTCGATCACGTATTGGACACAATCCTCGCCGCGCTGGTCCATCGGCAGAAGGATGAGAGATGCTGA